A region of Candidatus Liberibacter africanus PTSAPSY DNA encodes the following proteins:
- the hemJ gene encoding protoporphyrinogen oxidase HemJ, giving the protein MKFLLSDLKGQKVQSIAFLALFLFLFFSLLISFFFTSEFYLCIKSVHIISIISWMAGLLYMPRIFVYHSSTRPDTDQYKTFEIMEERLLKVIMNPAMVLSWVCGLYLAWKSYYTQVGWLRLKVIFVLILSFYHFYLAFLMKKFHDKKSSYDPIYFKIINEIPTLIMIIIVFLSVIKPF; this is encoded by the coding sequence ATGAAATTTTTGCTTTCGGATTTAAAAGGTCAAAAAGTGCAATCTATAGCTTTTCTTGCATTGTTTTTGTTTTTGTTTTTTTCCTTACTTATATCTTTTTTTTTTACATCTGAATTTTATTTGTGTATAAAAAGTGTACACATAATATCAATAATATCTTGGATGGCAGGATTACTCTACATGCCAAGAATTTTTGTTTATCATAGTTCAACACGTCCAGATACAGATCAATATAAAACTTTTGAAATTATGGAAGAAAGACTTTTAAAGGTTATTATGAATCCTGCTATGGTATTATCATGGGTATGTGGTTTATATTTAGCATGGAAATCTTATTATACCCAAGTTGGATGGTTGCGTTTAAAGGTAATTTTCGTATTGATTTTATCATTTTATCATTTTTATTTGGCATTTTTAATGAAAAAATTCCACGATAAAAAATCGTCTTATGATCCAATATATTTTAAAATTATCAATGAAATACCCACTTTAATTATGATTATTATTGTTTTTTTATCTGTTATAAAACCTTTTTAG
- the hemE gene encoding uroporphyrinogen decarboxylase — MNKQKQKILQVLEGNVINPPPIWLMRQAGRYLPEYRKIRKNFKNFLDMCYIPECTVELALQPIHRYDLDAAILFSDILVIADALGRNVRFVENEGPKMDPITDKEIYLLNPNIDYILEHLSPIFQSISILRKKLPFDKTLIGFCGAPWTVASYMISGGSIKDHAQNRLFAYQNPRAFNWLLDFLSDISAEYLISQIRSGVDVIQIFDTHAGSLGEYEFENYAAKSVGRIISAVRNKCPNAKFISFAKGAGYMLKNYRRLTDSDAISLDWSVPLSFAFELQKEGPVQGNLDPMRLVVGNQVMIDGVNAILDVLGSGPFIFNLGHGITPQVDPKNVLDLVKNIRLERK; from the coding sequence ATGAATAAACAGAAACAAAAGATACTTCAGGTATTAGAAGGTAATGTAATTAACCCTCCTCCTATTTGGCTTATGAGACAAGCAGGAAGGTATTTACCTGAATATAGAAAAATACGTAAAAATTTTAAAAATTTTCTAGATATGTGTTATATACCCGAATGTACGGTAGAATTAGCACTACAACCAATTCATCGATATGATTTAGACGCTGCTATTTTGTTTTCTGATATTCTTGTAATAGCAGATGCTCTTGGAAGAAATGTGCGTTTTGTAGAAAATGAAGGTCCTAAAATGGATCCTATCACAGATAAAGAAATTTATTTATTGAATCCAAACATTGATTATATTCTTGAGCATCTTTCACCAATATTTCAATCAATTTCCATTTTACGAAAAAAATTACCTTTTGATAAAACTTTAATTGGTTTTTGTGGTGCACCATGGACTGTTGCATCGTATATGATATCTGGTGGTTCTATAAAAGATCATGCACAAAATCGTCTTTTTGCATATCAAAATCCTCGTGCATTTAATTGGCTTTTAGATTTTTTATCTGACATTTCAGCAGAATATTTAATATCTCAGATTCGTTCTGGAGTCGATGTAATTCAAATATTTGATACACATGCCGGTTCTCTTGGTGAGTATGAATTTGAAAATTATGCTGCTAAGTCAGTTGGTCGTATAATATCGGCAGTGCGCAATAAATGTCCAAATGCTAAATTTATTAGCTTTGCTAAAGGAGCCGGTTATATGCTTAAAAATTATCGGCGTTTAACTGATTCTGATGCTATAAGTTTGGACTGGTCTGTACCATTATCATTTGCTTTTGAACTTCAAAAAGAAGGTCCTGTTCAAGGAAATCTTGACCCAATGCGTTTGGTTGTTGGTAATCAAGTAATGATAGATGGGGTAAATGCAATTTTAGATGTATTAGGTTCTGGTCCGTTTATTTTTAATCTTGGTCATGGTATTACTCCGCAAGTTGATCCTAAAAATGTTTTGGATTTAGTTAAAAATATACGTTTGGAGAGGAAGTAA
- a CDS encoding Maf family protein — MSKRLILASSSLSRKTIMENSGIDFFIVKPNVDEREIEKTIDLSERKRTERIALILAEKKALEVSNRYPEHVVIGCDQTMSLGNYIYHKPTTMLEAEENLLKLSGKKHRIGSAYVIVKNGEVLRSHISVSQLTMYKFSKGFIKDYLKKIGEKALLSVGSYQIDKEGIKLFSSIKGSYFSIVGLPIVELISDLRREKVINHFSG, encoded by the coding sequence ATGTCAAAACGTTTAATTTTAGCATCTTCTAGTTTGTCGCGAAAAACAATAATGGAAAATTCTGGTATTGATTTTTTCATTGTGAAGCCCAATGTTGATGAAAGAGAGATAGAAAAAACAATAGATTTATCTGAGAGAAAAAGAACTGAAAGAATTGCGCTTATATTGGCAGAGAAAAAGGCTTTAGAAGTAAGCAATAGATATCCTGAGCATGTTGTCATAGGATGTGATCAAACGATGTCTTTGGGAAATTATATCTATCATAAGCCTACAACTATGTTAGAAGCAGAAGAAAATTTATTAAAATTATCAGGGAAAAAACATCGTATTGGAAGTGCATATGTTATAGTAAAAAATGGAGAAGTTTTACGTTCTCATATTTCTGTATCACAACTAACTATGTATAAATTTTCTAAAGGATTTATTAAGGATTATTTAAAAAAAATTGGCGAAAAAGCTTTACTAAGTGTAGGATCTTATCAAATCGATAAAGAAGGTATCAAGTTGTTTAGTTCAATTAAGGGAAGTTATTTTTCTATAGTTGGATTGCCAATTGTAGAACTTATTAGTGATCTTAGAAGAGAAAAAGTAATAAATCATTTTTCAGGATAA